In one Lolium rigidum isolate FL_2022 chromosome 3, APGP_CSIRO_Lrig_0.1, whole genome shotgun sequence genomic region, the following are encoded:
- the LOC124696564 gene encoding L10-interacting MYB domain-containing protein-like, with protein MVKETSRASWSHSYERGFAELLVEHNVPVYKGQNGWVAEGWKSIVSKFNLKFPSAQFTKQQIQEKEKDMKANYKAVRDARKQSGTGWDDSLSMIIAEPIIWEKLKKDYPRVKRYEGKPFLLFPILASLYEGSIATGDLNFLSIPSVDLTSDVVSPTDSSTNQHGMLNSFSTTHDAGQSSNMHGQEAEPTTSASSGQKVDEPVKKKRKQSQIAQVLEDYVDFKKQQSQTFVEEMKEPKQKDQFTIASCVAILETIKEEELSIAEKLKALRLFKCQLNREIFLNTKDPILRTFWLKEEISAMEKA; from the exons ATGGTAAAAGAAACATCAAGAGCATCTTGGTCCCATTCATATGAGAGAGGTTTCGCTGAGCTACTAGTAGAGCACAATGTTCCAGTCTACAAAGGTCAGAATGGTTGGGTAGCAGAAGGGTGGAAGAGCATCGTATCAAAATTCAATCTCAAGTTTCCATCTGCTCAGTTCACAAAGCAGCAGATCCAGGAGAAAGAAAAGGACATGAAAGCCAATTACAAAGCAGTTCGAGATGCTCGGAAACAGAGTGGTACAGGCTGGGATGATTCGCTGAGTATGATAATTGCCGAGCCAATAATCTGGGAAAAACTGAAGAAG GACTATCCAAGGGTGAAGAGGTATGAAGGAAAGCCATTTTTGTTGTTCCCTATACTGGCTTCACTCTATGAAG GTAGTATTGCTACAGGAGATCTGAACTTTCTATCAATTCCTAGTGTGGACCTGACAAGTGATGTTGTTTCGCCCACCGACTCGTCTACAAATCAACATGGAATGTTAAATTCCTTCTCTACCACTCATGATGCTGGTCAATCCTCTAATATGCATGGTCAAGAGGCTGAACCGACAACAAGTGCTAGCTCTGGACAGAAAGTAGATGAGCCtgtgaagaagaaaaggaaacagAGTCAGATAGCTCAAGTACTTGAAGACTACGTGGACTTCAAAAAGCAACAAAGTCAGACATTTGTCGAAGAAATGAAGGAACCGAAGCAGAAAGACCAGTTCACCATTGCAAGTTGTGTGGCGATACTAGAaacaataaaggaagaggaactTTCAATTGCAGAGAAGTTAAAGGCGCTGCGGCTTTTCAAATGCCAGCTCAATCGAGAGATTTTTCTCAATACAAAGGACCCAATCCTTCGGACTTTTTGGTTGAAAGAAGAAATCTCAGCGATGGAGAAAGCATAA